ACGGAGTACTGGAAGTATACAGGAACAAAAAATAGTTTAATAACAAACTTTTCGAGACGGTTTGTTATCTTGATGGCTTTGTAATCAATCTGAGAACGACTTCGCGTCGTTCTGTTTTATTGTAGGTGACATAATTACAGACTAACATAAAATTAAACTATAAAATAAGGAAGGTGATTAAATGAGAGGAGTAGTACAGCGTGTAAAAAGAGCAGGCGTTACTGTTGACAACAAGATTATAGGCGAGATAAACCACGGTATATTGCTATTGCTTGGAGTGGAAGAAACGGACAATGAAAAAGACCTGGAATACATGTGTGAAAAAGTCCCTAATTTAAGGATATTTGAAGATGAAAACGGGAAAATGAATAAAAGCCTCATAGATGTGGAAGGAAGTATTTTGGTTGTTTCTCAGTTTACTCTTTTGGGAGATGCAAGAAAAGGAAGAAGGCCCAGTTTTATTCACGCAGCTTTGCCGGAGAAGGCGGTCCCCATGTATGAAAGCTTCATAAATAGAATGAAAGAAAAAGAAATATTTACTCAGTGCGGAGAATTTGGTGCCGATATGGATGTAGAACTTGTCAATGACGGCCCGGTTACAATTCTTCTAGACAGCAAAAAATTATTTTAGGAGGAACAAATGATATTTGAAGCTATGACTGTAGGGTCTTATTTATCCAATTGTTATATTGTTGGTTCTGAAACAACAATGGAAGCCGCTGTAATAGATCCGGGAGCAGACTTTAAAAAAATAGATGATAAGCTGAAGGAACTTAACCTTATTCCTAAAATTATCATACTTACTCATGCTCACGGTGACCATATAGGAGCTGTGAAGGAGCTGACTGATAAGTATAATTTGAAAATTTATATTCACAAGGATGACGCAGAAGTTCTTAAGGACGGCAATGCTAATTTTTCAAAGATGATTACTGGCAGGAGTACATCTATAATTCCGGATGTTGAATTAAATGATGGTGATGATATAATGCTGGGAGACTTAAAATTTGATATTATTCATACTCCGGGCCATACAAAGGGCGGTATATGTATAAAGGTCGGAAATATTATGATGACCGGCGATACGCTCTTTAACAAATCCATAGGCAGGACGGATTTTCCGGGAGGATCCTTTGATGATATAATAAGTTCAATAAAGAATAAAATCTTTAAATATGACGATGATATTGTAATATATCCGGGCCACAACTCACCTTCTACCATTAAATCTGAGAAACTCGGGAATCCGTTTGTAAACTAAATGAAGGTGCTTACATTTTATTTTTCAGGACATAATTTTGAATATGAAGCAAGAAATGACCTCAGAATATTTGATTTAAACATAGGATATGAAGTCAAACTTTCCGGAAAAAGCTATAATGACACAGGGCTGGCAATGGTGTCAGTATTGAACGATGATGGGAATTCGTTAATCAGTACTGCTTGTCTGTATTTAAACGACCAGCTTTTGTTCAGAGCAGAATACGAAAGTGATGAAATTTTTCTTGAGAGTGCTGATTCGAAGAGACTTAAAAAGATTCTTGTCGTAAAATCAATACACAGTGTTCTGAAAAGATACTACGGTGTAAATCCAGAGTACGGTATTCTGACCGGCGTGAGAGTGGTAAAGATACTGATAACAGCACTTAAACATGGGAAGACAAAAAAAGAAACTACAAAAATATTAAAAGATACCTACGAAGTTTTACCGGAAAAAATTGATCTTTTGTGGGAAGTACTGGATATTGAAAGAAAGTATGTGAATGAAGAGGAAAACAAGCAAAATTACAATTTGTATGCCGGGATACCGTTTTGCCCTTCAAAATGTAGCTATTGTTCATTTACATCATATACAGGCGCAAAGGAAGATAAAATAGATAAATATATAGATGTACTTGTATATGAGATTGAAGAAACGATAAAAATGGCTTTGAGAAGGGGCCTAAAGCTACACACTATATATATAGGAGGAGGAACTCCTTCTGTATTAAATGAAAGGCAGATATCTGTTATATTTGACTGCATAAAAAAATACTATGATCTGGCTGAAATAAAAGAAGTGATGTTTGAAGCCGGAAGACCGGATACTTTGACAGAAGAAAAATTGATATTCCTAAAAGAAACAGGCGTAAACCGAATAAGCATCAACCCTCAGACAATGAACGAAAAGACGCTTGAAATAATCGGGAGAAAGCATTCTTCAGAGGATATAGTAAATAAATATAACCTTGCAAGAAAAACAGGCTTTGATTGGATTAACACGGATATAATATTGGGACTTCCAGGAGAAGATGAAGCAGACGTTAATTACACCATAAGAGAAATAATTAAATTAAGGCCTGAAAATATTACTGTCCATTCACTGGCATACAAGACGAAATCTGAGCTTACAAGACAAAGTGAAGAATTGCGTAAGGATTATGACTTGATACAAAAAATGTATGAGGTGGTAAAGAAGGAATGCATTGACAGCGGGTACATACCATACTATATGTACAGGCAAAAAAACATAAAGGGAAATTCTGAAAATATTGGTTATACTTTGCCGGAAAAGGAAAGTTTATACAATATTGTTATAATAGAGGAACTGGAGACCATACTGGCGTGCGGACTTGGAGCATCTTCAAAAATAAAGAAACAGGACGGGAGGCATGTTCCCCTTCGGAATTTTAAAAGTCTGGAGGAGTACGAAGGGCGGATTGAAGAAATATTGCAAAAAAAGAAGAGATTATTATTTGACAAAAAGGAGATTGTATGAAGAAGGTAAAAGCATTCTATTTGGAAAATTGTCCTCACTGCAAGAGGGCCTTTAAAATGGTAGATGCGTTGAAGACAAAAAAACCTGAATACAAGGATGTTGAAATTGAACGTATTGAAGAATCAGTGCATGCGCAAATTGCCGATGCTTATGATTATTACCAGGTTCCCACATTTTACGTTGACGAAATAAAAGTCCATGAGGGAGTACCATCTTTCGAAAAAATAGAAGAAGTATTGAAAAAAGCAATATCATAAAAATTGGGACTGAGCCAGTCCCAATTTTTTATGTATGTTATAATTTTTTTTCATCAACTTCATTCTTGTGAGCCGTTTTTTCTTTCAATTCTTTGAAGTGATTTGCACGTTTCGAATCGCTTTCTATTTCCCAATGAATAATTAATGTTAATGCTGCTCTTAAAACTACTATGGAAGCAAGAATAATTAGTTCATCAATTGTTCTGATAACCAAGGTTTTTAAAATCTCAGCGCCCAGTTTAAATTCCAGTGCCATTGCCAGAGCCTGCGAAAATTCGATTTTAATAGTTTCATCAGTAAATTTAAAAAACCTAAGCGCATACCTTCCGAATGCCTTTAAAGCAGAGTAAATTATTATAAATACACCTATTAATTCCAAAATATGCGCAATATTAGGCACAAGAATAGTAATCAAATGTTCTAGCATAGTACCTCCAAGTATATATAATGAAAACATTTACTAGTATTATATATAATTTGTCTCGTTATGTCAAACATGTGAGCATACGTTTGATTGGTAAAAAGTGCTAATTAATATTGCGATTTTAAGACATAATGTGCGTCACAATATATATATATAAGTAAGGGGTGAAGTATATGATTATTTATATAAGAAAGAAAAGTATTGGTATAGCTTTGTTTTGTGCGGTGCTTTTATTTGCGGGCATGTTTGTTTATGAGGCGATGTTTAATTTTTCTATAACAGTTTCTACTGAAATAACCAATTGGGGACTGAGTTTCAGGGAAAACGGAAAGGCTCCCATAGGCAATGCCACCGCAAGGGCACTAAAAGAATACAATGCTTATTACGTGGGGAATGATGACGAAAAGGTAATATATCTTACTTTTGATGCGGGTTTTGAGAATGGATTTACTGAAAAGATACTTGATACATTGAAAAAACATGATGTTAAGGCAGCTTTTTTTCTTGTAGGCCATTATATGGAGGAAGAACCGCTGCTGGTTAAGAGAATGGTTAATGAAGGGCATATTGTAGCAAACCATACATACCATCATCCGGACATGTCAAAGATATCAGATGTGGAATCATTTAAAAAAGAGCTTACATCTCTTGAAGAGATATTTAAGCAGATAACTGGTACTGAAATGTCTAAATATTATAGGCCTCCTCAGGGTAAATTTAATGAAAAAAATCTAATGATGGCAAATGAACTGGGATATAAAACAATTTTCTGGAGTCTTGCATATGTAGACTGGTACGCCGATAAGCAACCTACAAAAGAACAGGCGTACAGCAAGCTTATACCAAGAATTCATCCGGGTGCCGTATTACTTTTGCATAGTACCTCAAAAACAAATTCAGAAATATTGGATGAACTTCTGACAAAATACAAGGAAGAAGGATATATATTTAAGACTTTGGATGATTTAACAGAAAATAATTAATAAAACTAATGAATTACAAAAAATTAATAATTTATAAAGATGTGGAATAAAATAGAGTGTTTGAATGATTATGCAAAAGCGCGCTTACAACTATTGAAAGAAAGTGTGTAAAATTCTTAATATGTGAGCAAATTAACATATGTCGTAAAAAAAACAAATTAAATATTCATTAGTAATCATTTTTTTATGAGGAAAAATCGTTATATCATTTAGGATATAACGGTTTTAAGCGATTTTAGTATTGATTAAAAAGTTTAATTATGATAAAATTATAACATTATAATTGTTAAAAAATATACAATTATAAAATATTGCTCGCGGGAGGGACTTGATGATTGATAATTCTGTTGAAGACAGAAATAATGAAGAAGAATTTGAGTCTGATTTAATTTCCGAGGAAAATGATGCTTTCGAAGATGCCCCTGATGATAAATTAGCTGAATTGGCAATTTTAATCAGGGATAAATCATATGAAGGAATTTTGGCAAATGCAGAGGACTTTTTGGACGAGCCGATGTCATTGGAGGTCGAAAACCTTTTGGAGATCATTGAAGAGCTGAAAGCAAGAGAAGAATTCTCTGATATTTGCACCATGAACGGGAAGGAAAAAATGTATTTGTACTCGGAGCAGTACATGACCGGAAAATATGCTAAGATGATGGTTTTGGTGGAAGAAAATGATTTATTTAAAACCATATCTGAAACTGTAAGAGAGGAATCAAGGATATATCCGAGGCCGACAGATGTAAGGCTGTTCGGTAAATCTCCTTTTAAGTTGTCCAAAGAAGAGTTTGCAGAAGTGTATGAGCAGCTCAAAAAAAATGAGGAGTACAAGGATATACAGGAAACGAGAGCTTCAAATAATGCGCTTTATCTTTATTCTGACAAGTTCATGAGAAAAGCTCATGCCGCTTCACTTGCCGAATGGATAGAAGTGGAATCCGAGCAAAATCCATAAGTTTGTCAATTTAAATTACTTGGAAAGGAGGGATAACATGGGCAAAATAGGACCTGCTGAACTGATACTTGTATTAGTTATAGCTTTAGTTATATTTGGACCTTCCAAACTTCCGGAAATAGGAAAGGCATTCGGGAAATCTATAAGAGAATTTAAGGATAATGTTAATAAGACCAGTGACGAACCTACAGAAAAAGATGCTGTTAAAGAAGATTAAACAAGCGATTCATATTTTATCAGAGAGATGATATATATTTGAAGGGAGAGTTATCATGTTTGAAAGAGAGATTGAAGATTTTATTGAAAAAATCAGAACAAGACGCGAATTTTTGAAAATGAGCGGTAAGGGAATTGCAGGTGTAACTGTCGCAACTTCTGTTTTGAACCTAATGGGATGTTCCCAGGCTGAGCCGTCGGGAAATGAAGAATCACCTGAAGTTGAGGCCTTTGTAATTCCTACTGGTCTTCTTGTTGTAGAGCCTAACAAATGCACAGGATGCCAGAGATGTGAAATGGTTTGTACTGTTGCAAATGACCAAAAGATTCACCCGTTAATTTCAAGAGTCAAAATCAGCAGAAATTTTAACTACGGAAAAGAAATGACAGAAAACTATCGTTATGAAAACGGATATTTTGGTAACTTCTTGATGACGCCTGAAACATGTCGTCAATGCGAAGATGCTAAATGTGCTGAAGCATGTCCGAAAAATGCCATCAGTCAAAATGAAACAACCAAGGCTTGGACAGTAGATGAAAGTTTATGTGTGGGCTGTGGAGCATGTTCAGATGCATGTCCTTGGAATATGCCTACTGTTGATCCGGAGACAGGTAAATCAACTAAATGTATTTTATGTGGTGCATGTGCTGACAACTGCATAACTGGAGCTTTGCAGATTATACCTTGGGAAAAAATGGAGGCAATCTTCAGAAGAAAAGGATATAGATTTTCATAGTTTAAGCTAACTGAAAAATGAAAGAATTTTGATTGGAGGAAGAATAAATGGCTAATATAACAGGATGGACAGGAAGTCTATTAAGAGTTAATTTAACTACTGGCAATATTAAAACAGAAGATACAATGAAATACAAAGACCTTGTAGGAGGAGCAGGATTCGGATACAAAATAATATTTGACGAAGTTCCTCAGGGAACAAAGGCTTTTGATGAAGCAAACAAGGTAGTAATAGCAGTGGGGCCGCTTACAGGTACAACGGCACCTTGTAGCGGAAGAACAAATATTACTTCATTGAGCCCTACAAATCCGTATCATGCTATAGCTGACAGCCACATGGGAGGAAATTTCGGAGCTTGGCTGAAATTTGCAGGATACGACGGAATTATAATTGAAGGGGAATCAACAAAACCTGTATGGTTAAAAATTGAAGATGATAATATATCAATAGAAGATGCAAGTGACTTATGGGGAAAAGGTACCATAGACACAACTTATGCAATAAATGAAATTATGGGTAAGGAAGCATGTATTGCCGCAATCGGGCCTGCAGGGGAGCAGATGAAAAATCTGGCATCAATAGTTAATTCAGTTAACCACTCAGCAGGAGGACACGGAGGAATTTTAGGAGCAAAAAAACTAAAAGCCATAGGTGTAAAAGGAACTAATGCTGTACATATAGCAGAAGGAAAAGCTCAGGATTGGCTGGATTTGAATGAATACATGATGAAAGATATAATAGGATCCAACAACAATCACGTGGTACCTAGCACACCACAGCCTTGGGCAGAATATCACAATTCAAAGAGCCGCTGGACTGCACAGCTTGGGCTGTTCTGGGGAGCAGCTAATCCGCCTGTGGAAACGGGAGAATGTGCTGCAGGAGATAAAAACAAGGTAGGACTTCGTACACAGAAGGCTATATTTGACTTGGGACCGCTGGCTGAAGACAGAACCATAAAAATGGGAGGATGCTACTCATGTCCGATTCGATGTCAGTCAAATATGTATATGCCTGAACTTGAAAAATACGGATTAACTCCTTATGCAACAAGTACATGCATTAACTACAGTTCGCCTAACACTGCAATGATAAAAGGTTATGCAGATGGTGAAAAGAAGGGAATGGATTCACTTATTACAAAATGTCTGGGATCAAGGCTTGCTGATGATTACGGTATTTGGAGCAATTACGGTCAGTTGCCGAGAGACTTTAGATATGCTTATAATTCAGGGAAATTTAAAGAAGTTCTTCCTAAGGAAGAATATGACAGCATAAACTGGGATTTAGTGGAGAGCGGTGATCCGGGCTGGATGGTAGAGTATTACGGAAACTTGATTAAAGGTGGAGAGTTCGGCCATTTGCTTGATGGACCGTACTGGCTTGATCAAAGATGGAATTTAGGAGAAGAATATTGGAATTCATACGGAAATAATTTGTGGTCTAAAATGGCATATCCTAAACATCACAGTAATGAATCAGGAGCACAGGTAGGTGCATTGGTTAACGTAATATTCAATAGGGATGCAAATTCGCACACTCACATGAATATGATAGGTGCTGGACTTCCTATTGAAATTCTTAAAGAAGTTGCAGGAGAAGTATGGGGTTCGCCTGATGCGTTGGATGCACCGATGAACTACACTCCTATGAATGAATATAAAGCTAAATTTGCTAAATGGTCGCTGGACAGAAACTTCCTGCATGATTCAATTACATTGTGCAACTGGGTATGGCCTATGACTGTATCACCTTCAAAGGAAAGAAACTATAGAGGAGATACTGCACTGGAAGCTAAATTCTTCAGCTTGGCAACAGGCATAGAGACTTCAGAGGAAGAAATGAATCTTGCAGCAGAAAGAATTTCAACAATGCACAGGGCTGCATGTGTTAAAGAAATGAATACAATTGATATGAGAAATGAACATGATACAATTCCAGAATGGGTATTTGAAGCTGATCCAGATGTTAAACCATTTACTGAAGGTACGGTAAAACTTGACAGAGATGATATGCAGTTAGGTTTGACACTGCTGTATAGAGAATATGGATGGGATGAAAAAACAGGAGCTCCTACAAGAGCTACATTAGAAAGACTAGGTCTTAAGGATGTGGCAGATGAGCTTGAAGCTTTGAACCTGCTTCCTTAAATTAGGATAGCAAAGCTGTATCGGTATAATAGGAAAGCAGTTTGCTTTCCTGTTTTACTTTACAATACAAAGGTGCCAATATGATATTAGATTATTTGTTTAACAAAATGACTGAAAAAAATCTTCCGGAAGTTTCTGCCAAAAAATGTATTAATAACAAAGGCATACCATGCAGCAGATGCATTGATAATTGTCCGGAAGGAGCTATTCAGTTAAAGGATAAAAAAATAAAATTCAGCGAAAAAATGTGCGCTGAGTGTGGTGTGTGCAGATCAAGTTGCCCTACGCAGGCAATAACATTTAATAATGCTCAGGAGGAAGATGTTCTTTTGCATGCATGCGGCAAGAAAAAACTTGTTTTTTCTTGTTTAAAGGAATCTGCAGCAGGAAACATTAATATGAGCTGCCTGAATGGAATGCACCCTGAGTTTATTGCAGCAGTATTAATTTTATGCGCAGATAAGAAAATTTATTTTAACTTGAGCAGGTGTTCTGATTGTGAAGCAGGGTATAATGATTCGTTTTTTAAACAATCTTTGGAAAAAGCCACAGCTTTTCTTAAAAATATTGGAAGGCTTCCTAATTATGAAATTATTACTGAAAACAGAGATATTGCGGACTTAATCGATGAGGAAATATCGCGAAGAAATTTATTTAAGCTTGTAAAAAAAGAATCAGAAAATATTGTGCTGAAGACTATAAATTCAATTATTGATGATGATAATAACCTGTCAGCCAGAAGGCTGCTTCTAAAAGCTATAAGAGACAAGGGATTGTCAGACCGGGCTAAGAATGTAAATACGTTTTGGGCAGATTTTGAAGTCGGTGCTGCTTGTGACGGTTGCGGTAAATGTCAGGATGTATGTCCTGGAGATGCTTGGAAGATTGAAGAAGAAACTCTGTCAAAGAGGTTGTACTACAGTGTTGCTAACTGTTATCAATGCGGATTATGCGAAACAATGTGCCCACAGAAGGCAATATACAGATGTTCAGACGGAAGTCAGGTTTTTAGCTCTGCTTTGAAAAAAGAAATTAATCTGAAAATCTGTAGCGTTTGTGGGAAGAAGCATATGCCTGAAAATGAAAATGAGGAAGTATGTATAGTTTGCAGGAAAAAAGAATTATTGAGAAAAAAATTATCAACTGGATTGAGTTAATATATATTTTATAGATCTTTTATGTTATAATTGTACAAGAAACGTAATTGAGAGGAGAATAATTATGGGCAGAATAGGTACAGGAGAATTAGTGCTTATACTAATAATTGCATTAATCATAGTAGGGCCGGCTAAACTTCCTGAGCTTGGCAGATCAATTGGAAAGACATTAAATGAATTTAAAAAGGTATCCAAGGAATTTAAAGATGACCTGTCTGTAGAAGATAAACCCCAAAAGACCGAAAAAGAAGAAAAACCGGTCGTAATAGCTGAAAAATCAGAATCTGTTGAAGCGGCAGAAAAAACAGAGGAAACAGAAAAATAGCATTTTCGATTGCGCTGAATAAAGAAATTCAAAAGAAATTGGACTTTTGTTCAATTTCTTTTATTTTTTAATAATCAGTAGAGGGGTATGTAGGTCTCTACTGTAGCGGCAACATAGTATTTTTTTGCAGCAGATGCAATATTTTTCACCTATGCAAAAAATCGTTGACAAAGAAAAATTATTGTGGTAGTTTTATTGTATATATTGCATGGGGAAGAGTAATCATAATTGCATTAATTTTAGCGAGACAGGGACGATGGAAGCCTGTTATTAACTTGTGATGAAAGACACCTCTAAATAGCAATTTCTAATTGAGCGGGACTGTACGGTCCAATTAGGGTGGCAACGCGGGTTAAACTCGTCCCTAGCAGGGAGGGGTTATTTTTTTTGATATATGGAGGAAATTATGGATACGATGGGTCAATTAAAAAGAACCGATATGTGCGGAGAATTATGCCTTGGTGATATAGGACGAGAAGTGGTGCTTATGGGCTGGGTTCAAAAAAGAAGAAGCCTTGGAGGACTTATTTTTGCCGATCTTAGAGATATAACAGGGTTAGTTCAGGTTGTATTCGATACTGAAGTGAATAATGAAGCATTTGATAAAGCAGGAAGTTTGAGAAGTGAATTTGTTATTGCTGTAAAAGGGAAGGTTTTTGAAAGAAAATCCAAAAATCCGGAAATGAAAACCGGCGATATAGAAGTTTATGCTGAAGAATTAAAGATACTTGATACTGCGGAAACTCCGCCTATTTATATTAAGGATAATGACGATGTGTCAGAGCAGATGCGTCTAAAATACAGATTCCTTGATTTAAGGAAACCTCACATGCAGAATAATCTTATAATAAGAAGTAAAACATCTAAAGTTATAAGAGAATTTTTGTACGAAAATGATTTTAATGAAATAGAGACACCGTTTTTAACAAAACCGACTCCTGAAGGAGCGAGAGACTATCTTGTTCCAAGCAGAGTCAATCCTGGAAAATTTTATGCTTTGCCTCAGTCTCCTCAGCTTTTTAAGCAATTGCTGATGGTGTCAGGAATGAACAGGTACTTCCAGATTGTAAGATGTTTCAGGGATGAGGACTTAAGAGCAAACAGACAACCTGAATTTACTCAGGTAGATATTGAAATGTCTTTTGTTGATGTAGAGGATGTTATTTCAGTTAATGAAAAACTGATACAAAGAATTTTTAAAGAAGTCAAAAATATTGATATAGAGGTACCTATAAAGCGCATGCCATACAAGGTTGCTATGGATAAGTACGGATGTGATAAGCCGGATTTGCGCTTTGGATATGAGCTTACAAATATAACAAAGATTTTTAGAAATACAGAGTTCAATGCATTTAAGTCCACATGTGAGTCTAAAGGGCTCATTAAGTGCATTAAAATCGAAGGAGATGCAGACGAATTTTCAAAGAAAGGGATATCAAAGCTTGAAAAATTCGTTAAAACATATGGAGCTAAAGGGTTAGCGTGGATGAAATATGAAGGCGGAGCAATTGACTCTCCAATAGCGAAGTTCCTGAGTGAAGAAGAAATCAAACAGCTAGAATCATCTCTTGAATTAAAAGAGAAGGATATTGTATTTATTGTAGCTGATAAGGAATCCGTAGTAAATACTGCATTAGGGGCATTAAGAATTGAGATAGCAAAGAAAAAAGGTCTTATAGACAACAATAAATATGAGTTGGTTTGGATAACAGACTTTCCGCTTTTCGAATTTGATGAAGAAGAAAACAGATACGTTGCAAAGCACCATCCGTTTACTTCACCTGTAGATGAAGATATTGAGAAGATAGAATCTGATCCGGGAGAAGTGAGAGCAAAAGCATATGATATTGTAATAAACGGTGATGAAATAGGCGGAGGAAGTATACGTATAACTAACAGAGAGTTGCAAAACAGAATGTTTAGAGCGTTAGGATTTACAGATGAGGAAGCTAATGAAAAGTTTGGATTTTTACTTGAAGCATTTAAGTACGGAGTACCACCACACGGCGGAATTGCTTACGGGCTGGATCGCTTCATGATGTTGCTTACAGAAAGTGATAATATCAGAGACGTTATAGCTTTCCCTAAAACTCAGAGTGCTACATGCCTGATGACAGAAGCACCTACGTATGCTTCCGAAAATCAACTTAATGAATTGAGCATAGAAGTAAAAGATAAGGAATAGGCAAGCAGGGCGAATTAGTTCGCCATAGCGGTCGTATTTCGTAAGTGCCAGAAAGGAATGGAATAATGGAGCAAGTAGGTAAAATAGAGAAAATTGAAGGAAACAAGGCGATAATTTCGGTGAAGAGAGTATCCAGCTGCGGTGACAACTGTAAAAGCTGCGGATCATCTTGCAGGCAACCCAGCGTCATGTTTGAAACAGAAATAAGCGGTGATTATGAGGTTGGAGATTATGTTGAAATTACAACTGAAAATTCAGTGGTCCTCAAGCAAATTTTAATGCTTTACGGCATACCGTTTGTAATTATGTTAATTACAATAGGGATAGTACAGCTTATATTTATGAACAATGCCAACAAAGATATGATTTCAGCCGTTGCATCCATTGCTTCTCTTGCCGTATCTTACTTTATTTTGAAAGCCTATGATAAAAAAGAAATGAAGAAAAATACCCTTAAATTTACATTGGGGAAAAAACTATAATTTTTGTGAAGCATTGAAGGATAAATAATGAATATATTTGAAATGCAATATGAAAATAACATTAAGAAAAAAGGGCCTCTCGCTGAGCGAATGAGACCAATGAATCTTAGTGATTTTGTTGGGCAGAAACACATAGTCGGTGAGGGCAGGATATTGAACAGAGCAATAAAGGCTGACAAGCTTTCTTCGGCAATATTTTACGGCCCGCCCGGGACAGGAAAAACAACTCTGGCGAGAATTATTGCTGAAAACACCAATAACAATTT
Above is a window of Sedimentibacter sp. MB35-C1 DNA encoding:
- the pdaA gene encoding delta-lactam-biosynthetic de-N-acetylase, which produces MIIYIRKKSIGIALFCAVLLFAGMFVYEAMFNFSITVSTEITNWGLSFRENGKAPIGNATARALKEYNAYYVGNDDEKVIYLTFDAGFENGFTEKILDTLKKHDVKAAFFLVGHYMEEEPLLVKRMVNEGHIVANHTYHHPDMSKISDVESFKKELTSLEEIFKQITGTEMSKYYRPPQGKFNEKNLMMANELGYKTIFWSLAYVDWYADKQPTKEQAYSKLIPRIHPGAVLLLHSTSKTNSEILDELLTKYKEEGYIFKTLDDLTENN
- a CDS encoding MBL fold metallo-hydrolase, yielding MIFEAMTVGSYLSNCYIVGSETTMEAAVIDPGADFKKIDDKLKELNLIPKIIILTHAHGDHIGAVKELTDKYNLKIYIHKDDAEVLKDGNANFSKMITGRSTSIIPDVELNDGDDIMLGDLKFDIIHTPGHTKGGICIKVGNIMMTGDTLFNKSIGRTDFPGGSFDDIISSIKNKIFKYDDDIVIYPGHNSPSTIKSEKLGNPFVN
- a CDS encoding twin-arginine translocase TatA/TatE family subunit, which produces MGKIGPAELILVLVIALVIFGPSKLPEIGKAFGKSIREFKDNVNKTSDEPTEKDAVKED
- the hemZ gene encoding coproporphyrinogen dehydrogenase HemZ → MKVLTFYFSGHNFEYEARNDLRIFDLNIGYEVKLSGKSYNDTGLAMVSVLNDDGNSLISTACLYLNDQLLFRAEYESDEIFLESADSKRLKKILVVKSIHSVLKRYYGVNPEYGILTGVRVVKILITALKHGKTKKETTKILKDTYEVLPEKIDLLWEVLDIERKYVNEEENKQNYNLYAGIPFCPSKCSYCSFTSYTGAKEDKIDKYIDVLVYEIEETIKMALRRGLKLHTIYIGGGTPSVLNERQISVIFDCIKKYYDLAEIKEVMFEAGRPDTLTEEKLIFLKETGVNRISINPQTMNEKTLEIIGRKHSSEDIVNKYNLARKTGFDWINTDIILGLPGEDEADVNYTIREIIKLRPENITVHSLAYKTKSELTRQSEELRKDYDLIQKMYEVVKKECIDSGYIPYYMYRQKNIKGNSENIGYTLPEKESLYNIVIIEELETILACGLGASSKIKKQDGRHVPLRNFKSLEEYEGRIEEILQKKKRLLFDKKEIV
- a CDS encoding DUF1622 domain-containing protein, with product MLEHLITILVPNIAHILELIGVFIIIYSALKAFGRYALRFFKFTDETIKIEFSQALAMALEFKLGAEILKTLVIRTIDELIILASIVVLRAALTLIIHWEIESDSKRANHFKELKEKTAHKNEVDEKKL
- a CDS encoding aldehyde ferredoxin oxidoreductase, coding for MANITGWTGSLLRVNLTTGNIKTEDTMKYKDLVGGAGFGYKIIFDEVPQGTKAFDEANKVVIAVGPLTGTTAPCSGRTNITSLSPTNPYHAIADSHMGGNFGAWLKFAGYDGIIIEGESTKPVWLKIEDDNISIEDASDLWGKGTIDTTYAINEIMGKEACIAAIGPAGEQMKNLASIVNSVNHSAGGHGGILGAKKLKAIGVKGTNAVHIAEGKAQDWLDLNEYMMKDIIGSNNNHVVPSTPQPWAEYHNSKSRWTAQLGLFWGAANPPVETGECAAGDKNKVGLRTQKAIFDLGPLAEDRTIKMGGCYSCPIRCQSNMYMPELEKYGLTPYATSTCINYSSPNTAMIKGYADGEKKGMDSLITKCLGSRLADDYGIWSNYGQLPRDFRYAYNSGKFKEVLPKEEYDSINWDLVESGDPGWMVEYYGNLIKGGEFGHLLDGPYWLDQRWNLGEEYWNSYGNNLWSKMAYPKHHSNESGAQVGALVNVIFNRDANSHTHMNMIGAGLPIEILKEVAGEVWGSPDALDAPMNYTPMNEYKAKFAKWSLDRNFLHDSITLCNWVWPMTVSPSKERNYRGDTALEAKFFSLATGIETSEEEMNLAAERISTMHRAACVKEMNTIDMRNEHDTIPEWVFEADPDVKPFTEGTVKLDRDDMQLGLTLLYREYGWDEKTGAPTRATLERLGLKDVADELEALNLLP
- the dtd gene encoding D-aminoacyl-tRNA deacylase, whose translation is MRGVVQRVKRAGVTVDNKIIGEINHGILLLLGVEETDNEKDLEYMCEKVPNLRIFEDENGKMNKSLIDVEGSILVVSQFTLLGDARKGRRPSFIHAALPEKAVPMYESFINRMKEKEIFTQCGEFGADMDVELVNDGPVTILLDSKKLF
- a CDS encoding thioredoxin family protein, whose translation is MKKVKAFYLENCPHCKRAFKMVDALKTKKPEYKDVEIERIEESVHAQIADAYDYYQVPTFYVDEIKVHEGVPSFEKIEEVLKKAIS
- a CDS encoding ferredoxin-like protein, with the protein product MFEREIEDFIEKIRTRREFLKMSGKGIAGVTVATSVLNLMGCSQAEPSGNEESPEVEAFVIPTGLLVVEPNKCTGCQRCEMVCTVANDQKIHPLISRVKISRNFNYGKEMTENYRYENGYFGNFLMTPETCRQCEDAKCAEACPKNAISQNETTKAWTVDESLCVGCGACSDACPWNMPTVDPETGKSTKCILCGACADNCITGALQIIPWEKMEAIFRRKGYRFS